One window of the Leptotrichia hongkongensis genome contains the following:
- a CDS encoding aspartate kinase codes for MIIVHKYGGTSVATTEKIMNIAKYLGSVKDSGNDVVVVVSAMGKTTDALIKLAHEITDKPDLREMDRLMSTGEQQTIALLSIALQTLGYEAISLTGAQAGIKTSGHYTKNRIEDINGKEIKEHLSKGKIVVVAGFQGVNEAGDVTTLGRGGSDTSAVALAAALGGKCEIYTDVDGIYSIDPRVYKDAKKLPVISYDEMMELAFLGAGVMEPRAVELGSKYGVEIYVGKSLGEKNGTIITSVEKTKENKEMEQKVITGVSINENMVMVNVEEIPTNAQNVYEIFEKAEANGINIDIISQNDVTSHHGSFAFTCPKTDIAALEKIGAEIEAEFPRTSFIINPYITKVSVVGIGLISNIGVAAKMFRILSENDISFHQVSTSEISISLVVDEVMGKKVAELFAKEFDL; via the coding sequence GTGATTATTGTGCATAAATATGGTGGAACTTCGGTTGCTACAACGGAAAAAATAATGAATATTGCAAAATATTTGGGAAGTGTGAAGGATTCTGGAAACGATGTGGTTGTCGTGGTTTCAGCAATGGGAAAAACTACAGATGCCTTAATAAAATTGGCTCACGAAATTACTGATAAACCTGACTTGAGAGAAATGGACAGGCTGATGTCAACTGGAGAGCAGCAGACAATTGCGTTACTTAGCATTGCTTTACAGACACTTGGATATGAAGCTATCTCGCTTACAGGGGCTCAGGCTGGAATAAAAACGAGCGGACATTATACAAAAAACAGAATTGAGGACATTAACGGAAAAGAGATAAAAGAACATCTATCAAAAGGGAAAATTGTAGTTGTAGCTGGATTTCAGGGAGTAAATGAAGCTGGAGATGTGACAACTTTGGGACGTGGAGGATCTGATACATCGGCTGTTGCTCTGGCGGCTGCACTTGGAGGAAAATGTGAAATTTACACAGATGTAGATGGAATTTACTCAATTGACCCAAGAGTTTATAAAGATGCAAAAAAATTGCCAGTTATTTCTTATGATGAAATGATGGAGCTGGCTTTTTTAGGAGCTGGAGTAATGGAGCCAAGAGCAGTTGAGCTTGGAAGCAAATATGGTGTAGAAATTTACGTTGGAAAATCGCTTGGAGAAAAAAATGGAACGATTATAACATCGGTAGAAAAAACAAAGGAGAATAAGGAAATGGAGCAAAAAGTAATAACTGGAGTATCAATCAATGAAAATATGGTAATGGTAAATGTGGAGGAAATCCCAACAAATGCACAAAACGTATATGAAATTTTTGAAAAAGCCGAAGCAAATGGAATAAACATTGACATAATAAGTCAAAATGATGTAACAAGCCATCACGGAAGTTTTGCCTTTACTTGTCCAAAAACAGACATTGCCGCACTTGAAAAAATTGGAGCAGAAATAGAAGCGGAATTTCCAAGAACATCGTTCATAATAAATCCTTATATTACAAAAGTTTCTGTAGTAGGAATAGGACTGATAAGCAACATTGGAGTTGCTGCCAAAATGTTTAGAATCCTTTCAGAAAACGACATAAGTTTCCATCAGGTTTCTACTTCTGAAATCAGTATTTCATTAGTTGTAGACGAAGTTATGGGAAAAAAAGTGGCTGAGTTATTTGCGAAGGAATTTGATTTGTAG
- a CDS encoding MATE family efflux transporter, giving the protein MIFKTQSNEERREMILNGKVINTLLFLSVPTLLVGIIQALIPLSDSLFLNRLTSVEVASSVTFSQPILNVMIALSQGLGVATLVMLGRLYGKGRMLAVKETMLQIFVFSFIIGILIIPVCVFSAFIISKYTTIEIRDNVYIYISLYSLVMPFVFLAAIYNSSKNAIGRPEVTFIRIFLLLILKIIFNSIFLYALKMGITGAVMASLFSYITITIWMFYDLFLKKDYIKLSLRNYSIKLPIIKKLLNIGFPSMLNYAFLYLGFFLINKEMEKFGAIALNAQGIASNINAICFILPSSIGTTVSSMISINMGTGNGKKSKDVFKIGWKTGVIISIFTIILILPVSLPLVLIFTNVSKVIEIADKALHIYTYSVIGFSVFMISQGVFIALGRTRIPLAMSILRIWLLRYIFILTTQKYLGLYSIFWGNLFSNTLAGLIFFILVKSIDWKKEK; this is encoded by the coding sequence ATGATTTTTAAAACTCAATCTAATGAAGAACGGCGTGAAATGATATTAAATGGAAAAGTTATAAACACACTGCTCTTTCTATCCGTCCCTACATTGCTAGTTGGAATTATTCAGGCTCTTATTCCACTTTCAGACAGCTTATTTCTAAATAGGCTTACAAGCGTTGAAGTAGCAAGTTCTGTTACATTCAGCCAGCCCATTCTTAATGTTATGATTGCCTTGTCTCAAGGATTAGGGGTGGCTACTCTTGTTATGCTTGGTAGACTTTACGGTAAAGGAAGAATGCTTGCTGTAAAAGAAACAATGCTTCAAATTTTTGTATTTAGTTTTATCATTGGAATTTTAATTATTCCAGTCTGCGTTTTTTCGGCTTTTATAATTTCAAAATACACAACTATTGAAATTCGTGACAATGTTTATATTTACATTTCTCTTTATTCACTTGTAATGCCTTTTGTATTTCTAGCTGCTATTTATAATTCCTCAAAAAATGCAATTGGACGGCCTGAAGTTACATTTATTCGTATTTTTTTGTTACTAATTTTGAAAATAATTTTTAACTCAATTTTTTTATATGCTTTAAAAATGGGAATCACAGGTGCTGTAATGGCCTCGCTTTTTTCTTATATTACCATTACAATTTGGATGTTTTACGACTTATTCTTAAAGAAGGATTATATTAAGCTAAGTCTGAGAAATTACTCAATAAAATTGCCTATCATAAAAAAATTGCTTAATATAGGCTTTCCTTCAATGTTAAACTATGCTTTTTTGTATCTTGGATTTTTTCTTATAAACAAGGAAATGGAAAAATTTGGTGCAATTGCTCTGAACGCACAAGGAATTGCTTCGAATATTAATGCTATCTGCTTTATCTTGCCATCCTCAATTGGAACTACAGTTTCTTCAATGATTAGTATAAATATGGGAACAGGAAATGGAAAAAAATCTAAAGATGTTTTTAAAATCGGGTGGAAAACAGGCGTTATAATTTCTATTTTTACAATCATCTTAATTTTACCTGTTTCTTTACCACTTGTACTTATTTTTACAAACGTCTCGAAAGTTATTGAGATTGCTGACAAAGCTTTGCATATTTACACATATTCTGTAATTGGATTTAGTGTATTTATGATTTCACAAGGTGTTTTTATCGCTCTTGGAAGAACAAGAATTCCTTTAGCTATGTCTATTTTAAGAATTTGGCTATTACGATATATTTTTATTTTAACAACACAAAAATATCTTGGTCTTTACTCAATTTTTTGGGGAAATTTATTTTCAAATACACTAGCAGGACTAATATTCTTTATCCTAGTGAAAAGTATTGACTGGAAAAAAGAAAAATAA
- the dapA gene encoding 4-hydroxy-tetrahydrodipicolinate synthase, with protein MKFEGSYVALITPFKNNGTELDEDKLRELVNYHIENGTSGIVPCGTTGEAPTLTFAEHEKVIKIVVEEVKGRIQVIAGAGSNNTTRAIELTKYAKELGADAALSTCPYYNKPSQRGLYEHYKTIAQEAKFPIMLYNVPGRTGTNIEAETIAKLAEVPEIVAVKEATGSLEQMIRIQDLCGDKIEILSGEDHLILPMLSIGAKGVVSVVANIMPQEMSDLISSFLNKNFDKAFELHTKLYDVSRNMFVEGNPVTVKAAMKILGKLDNDIVRLPLVAAEADTYGKLTKVFKEKGIF; from the coding sequence ATGAAATTTGAAGGTTCGTACGTTGCGTTAATTACGCCATTTAAAAATAATGGAACAGAATTGGATGAGGATAAATTAAGAGAATTGGTAAATTATCACATTGAAAATGGTACATCTGGAATCGTACCTTGTGGAACAACTGGAGAAGCTCCAACTTTGACATTCGCAGAACATGAAAAAGTAATAAAAATAGTTGTGGAGGAAGTGAAAGGAAGAATACAGGTAATCGCAGGGGCAGGATCAAATAATACAACAAGAGCGATAGAACTTACAAAATACGCAAAGGAACTGGGAGCAGATGCTGCATTAAGTACTTGCCCATACTACAACAAACCAAGTCAAAGAGGACTTTATGAACATTACAAAACAATTGCACAAGAAGCAAAATTCCCTATAATGCTTTACAACGTGCCTGGAAGAACAGGAACAAATATTGAAGCAGAAACAATCGCAAAACTGGCTGAAGTACCTGAAATTGTAGCTGTAAAGGAAGCAACAGGAAGTCTTGAACAAATGATAAGAATTCAGGATTTATGTGGAGATAAAATTGAAATTCTTTCAGGAGAAGACCACTTAATCTTGCCAATGCTGTCAATCGGTGCAAAAGGAGTTGTTTCAGTAGTTGCCAATATAATGCCTCAAGAAATGAGCGATTTAATCAGTTCATTTTTAAACAAGAATTTTGATAAGGCATTTGAACTGCACACAAAATTATACGATGTAAGTAGAAACATGTTTGTAGAAGGAAATCCTGTAACTGTAAAAGCTGCTATGAAAATACTTGGAAAACTTGACAATGACATAGTAAGATTGCCATTGGTAGCAGCTGAGGCGGATACTTATGGAAAATTGACAAAAGTGTTTAAAGAAAAAGGAATTTTTTAA
- a CDS encoding PTS sugar transporter subunit IIA, giving the protein MGLFDLFKKGNKGEEVKQEFDGKVIAPISGNLLPLSEVPDEVFAQKMIGDGVAIEPTASGVMVAPASGRIEKIFDTNHAFSIVTPAGIEIFVHLGMDTVKLEGKGFERIAEEGAVVKAGDPIVKYDYDFLKENAKSIITPVIISNTDDYSALNPVESGTAVAGETLVLNVEK; this is encoded by the coding sequence ATGGGATTATTTGATTTATTCAAAAAAGGTAACAAAGGTGAAGAAGTTAAGCAGGAATTTGATGGGAAAGTAATAGCTCCTATTTCAGGAAACTTATTGCCTTTATCAGAAGTACCTGATGAAGTTTTTGCTCAAAAAATGATAGGAGACGGAGTTGCAATTGAGCCAACTGCCTCTGGAGTAATGGTAGCACCAGCTTCTGGAAGAATAGAAAAAATATTTGATACTAATCATGCTTTTAGTATTGTAACACCTGCTGGAATCGAAATTTTTGTGCATCTTGGAATGGATACAGTTAAACTTGAAGGAAAAGGATTTGAAAGAATCGCAGAAGAAGGAGCAGTAGTAAAAGCAGGAGATCCAATAGTTAAATATGATTATGACTTCTTAAAAGAAAATGCAAAATCAATTATTACACCAGTAATAATTTCAAACACAGATGACTATAGTGCATTAAATCCAGTTGAATCTGGAACAGCAGTAGCTGGAGAAACACTTGTGTTAAATGTTGAAAAATAG
- the dapF gene encoding diaminopimelate epimerase has translation MLKFEKYQGAGNDFIIVAEKDLIEKGIPEYGEFASQVCDRHFGVGADGLIILKYVASMPFMFFFNGDGSQAPMCGNGIRCFSHYLVNNHLVEGNEFTVKTVPGDLTIQVNYDEEKDDFTARVNMGKPVFNVKELINIEKEQFLKEKINIDEKEIEISYIFMGTDHSVIFVNDFADYNIDELGKKIENYTDLFPKKVNVNFVKVYDREHIEVITWERGAGRTLACGTGATASAVLAKTFDFVDDKVNVKVPGGQLVIEYEGGENDVFMTGPSEKIAEGMYKYQR, from the coding sequence ATGTTAAAATTTGAGAAATATCAAGGTGCGGGGAATGATTTTATTATTGTTGCTGAGAAGGATCTTATTGAAAAAGGAATACCTGAATATGGGGAATTTGCAAGTCAGGTTTGTGATAGACATTTTGGAGTAGGTGCGGACGGACTGATTATATTGAAATATGTAGCAAGTATGCCATTTATGTTTTTCTTTAATGGAGATGGAAGTCAGGCACCGATGTGTGGAAATGGAATAAGATGTTTTTCCCACTATCTTGTAAACAATCATCTAGTTGAAGGGAACGAATTTACTGTAAAAACGGTTCCCGGCGATTTGACAATACAAGTAAATTACGATGAGGAAAAGGATGATTTTACAGCAAGAGTGAATATGGGAAAACCTGTTTTTAATGTAAAAGAATTAATAAATATTGAAAAAGAGCAGTTTTTAAAAGAAAAAATCAATATTGATGAAAAAGAAATTGAAATTTCATATATTTTTATGGGAACTGACCATTCTGTAATATTTGTAAATGATTTTGCAGATTATAATATTGATGAGCTTGGTAAAAAAATTGAAAATTATACTGACTTATTTCCCAAAAAAGTCAATGTAAACTTTGTAAAGGTGTATGACAGGGAGCATATAGAAGTAATCACATGGGAACGTGGAGCAGGAAGAACATTGGCTTGTGGAACAGGGGCTACAGCTTCAGCTGTACTTGCCAAAACTTTTGATTTTGTAGATGATAAGGTAAATGTGAAAGTTCCAGGAGGGCAGCTTGTTATTGAGTATGAAGGTGGAGAAAATGATGTATTTATGACAGGGCCTAGTGAAAAAATAGCTGAAGGAATGTATAAATATCAAAGATAA
- the lysA gene encoding diaminopimelate decarboxylase yields MKLFGTSKVNEIGNLSIGGVDTVELVKEFKTPLYVMDQELIETTIDKMKEAFKSTRFNTRIAYAGKAFLSTGMIKLVESKGLDLDVVSGGELYTAHKAGFPMNKVHLHGNNKLVNEIEMAVEFGIDTIVVDNEDEIDKIERICREKGKKQAVLVRIDPGIEAHTHHYIKTSGLTSKFGISLFQDNLFDIIKRLNDSEWIEFKGFHTHIGSQIFQSAFFIFALDEIFKYLDKLKKELGIVVHTVNMGGGFGVYYKEGDDPKPIEEVLSEIITYTEAMEIKYQIGFKELCIEPGRSIVGNAGTTLYEVGGIKETVGGKTYVFIDGGMSDNIRTALYQAEYEAGVVNKLNDTDVREITLAGKLCESGDIIIEKGKLPKATEIGDIVAVTTTGAYCYTMSSNYNRMMRPAVVFVKDGKAKVAVKRETLDDLVRNDEIFDL; encoded by the coding sequence ATGAAATTATTTGGAACGTCGAAAGTTAATGAAATTGGTAATTTATCAATAGGAGGAGTGGATACAGTTGAACTCGTAAAAGAATTTAAAACACCACTTTATGTGATGGATCAGGAGCTTATTGAAACAACGATAGATAAAATGAAAGAGGCATTTAAGTCTACGAGATTTAATACAAGAATTGCTTATGCTGGAAAAGCGTTTTTATCAACAGGGATGATTAAACTGGTTGAATCAAAAGGGCTGGATTTGGATGTTGTTTCGGGCGGAGAACTTTATACTGCTCATAAAGCGGGATTTCCAATGAATAAAGTTCATCTGCATGGAAATAATAAATTGGTAAATGAAATAGAAATGGCTGTCGAATTTGGAATTGATACGATTGTTGTTGATAATGAAGATGAAATTGATAAAATTGAGAGAATTTGTCGTGAGAAAGGGAAAAAGCAGGCTGTGCTTGTGAGAATCGATCCAGGAATAGAGGCACATACGCATCATTATATAAAAACTTCGGGGCTTACTTCAAAATTTGGAATTTCATTGTTTCAGGATAATTTATTTGATATAATTAAAAGGTTGAATGATAGCGAATGGATAGAATTTAAAGGATTTCATACACATATTGGTTCGCAAATTTTCCAATCGGCGTTCTTCATATTTGCTCTAGATGAGATTTTTAAATATTTGGATAAATTGAAAAAGGAATTGGGAATAGTAGTTCACACAGTAAATATGGGTGGAGGATTTGGAGTTTACTATAAGGAAGGAGACGATCCAAAACCGATAGAGGAAGTTCTGAGTGAAATAATAACATATACTGAAGCAATGGAAATTAAATATCAGATTGGATTTAAGGAACTTTGCATTGAGCCAGGAAGAAGCATTGTCGGAAATGCTGGAACTACTTTGTACGAAGTTGGAGGAATTAAGGAAACAGTTGGCGGAAAAACGTATGTGTTTATAGATGGAGGAATGTCGGATAATATAAGAACGGCATTATACCAGGCAGAATACGAAGCTGGAGTTGTAAACAAATTAAATGATACAGATGTGAGAGAAATAACTTTGGCAGGGAAACTGTGTGAATCAGGGGATATTATCATTGAAAAAGGAAAATTACCAAAAGCAACAGAAATTGGAGATATTGTGGCAGTAACGACAACAGGGGCATATTGTTACACAATGTCAAGCAACTATAACAGAATGATGCGTCCAGCAGTTGTGTTTGTAAAGGATGGAAAAGCTAAAGTTGCGGTAAAAAGAGAAACACTGGATGATCTGGTTAGAAATGATGAAATTTTTGATTTATAA
- the rph gene encoding ribonuclease PH: MRNNNRKNDEMREVKVTKNYIVHPEGSVLIEFGNTKVICNATIEEKIPRWLKGTGSGWITAEYSMLPRATHTRIQRESIKGKLSGRTMEIQRLIGRALRAAIDLEKLGERTIMIDCDVIQADGGTRTASITGAYLALELAVERLIDEGKLKEIPIKSKVAAISVGKVRNEMLLDLEYEEDSKADVDMNIVMNDKGEFIELQGTGEEATFTHAELLKFIELSKNAFDKLFSL, from the coding sequence GTGAGAAATAATAATAGAAAAAACGATGAAATGCGTGAAGTAAAAGTAACTAAAAATTATATTGTCCATCCAGAAGGTTCTGTCTTAATCGAATTTGGAAATACAAAGGTTATTTGTAATGCAACAATTGAAGAAAAAATTCCAAGATGGCTAAAAGGGACAGGATCAGGATGGATAACTGCCGAATATAGCATGCTTCCAAGAGCAACACATACACGTATCCAAAGAGAATCAATAAAAGGAAAACTATCTGGAAGAACAATGGAAATTCAGCGGTTAATCGGAAGAGCCTTGAGAGCAGCGATAGATTTGGAAAAGCTTGGAGAAAGAACGATAATGATAGATTGTGATGTAATTCAGGCAGATGGAGGAACAAGAACAGCTTCAATCACGGGAGCCTATCTTGCTTTAGAATTAGCAGTTGAAAGACTTATAGATGAAGGAAAATTAAAAGAGATTCCAATAAAATCAAAAGTCGCAGCAATAAGTGTCGGAAAAGTCCGAAATGAAATGCTTCTTGACTTAGAATATGAAGAAGACTCGAAAGCTGATGTGGATATGAACATTGTAATGAATGACAAAGGTGAGTTTATCGAACTGCAGGGGACAGGAGAAGAAGCAACTTTTACTCATGCAGAACTGCTGAAGTTTATTGAATTGTCTAAAAATGCCTTTGATAAGTTATTTAGTTTATAA
- a CDS encoding tetratricopeptide repeat protein, with product MKKNGMEKLFDEYMKRIQDGDTKAMNEIGLIFQNNYDNENAKKWFLKAIEAGDYECANNLGYLYASQHDFENAEKYYLIAIKNKDYDALNNLAILYEQNGKNEEAEKYYLMAIEKNCEGAKENLLTFYNSTKQTAKEKDIYLQMAWKDDINAMNRLGMIFGNEGNFKESEKWFLKAAALGDEHAKNNLKVLKDNFKKSN from the coding sequence ATGAAAAAAAATGGAATGGAAAAATTATTTGATGAATATATGAAAAGAATACAAGATGGTGATACAAAGGCTATGAATGAGATTGGTCTTATTTTTCAAAATAATTATGACAATGAAAATGCCAAAAAATGGTTTTTGAAAGCTATTGAGGCTGGAGATTATGAATGTGCAAATAATTTGGGATATCTTTATGCTAGCCAGCATGATTTTGAGAATGCTGAAAAATATTATTTAATTGCGATTAAAAATAAAGATTATGATGCTTTAAATAATTTAGCAATTTTGTATGAGCAGAATGGAAAAAATGAAGAAGCAGAAAAATATTACTTAATGGCTATTGAAAAGAACTGTGAAGGTGCAAAAGAAAATCTTTTGACATTTTATAATTCAACTAAACAGACTGCTAAAGAAAAAGATATATATTTACAGATGGCTTGGAAAGATGATATCAATGCGATGAATCGTCTAGGAATGATTTTTGGAAATGAAGGAAATTTTAAAGAATCTGAAAAATGGTTTTTAAAAGCTGCAGCGCTTGGAGACGAACATGCGAAGAATAATTTGAAAGTTTTAAAGGATAATTTTAAGAAATCAAATTAA